The Bactrocera dorsalis isolate Fly_Bdor chromosome 2, ASM2337382v1, whole genome shotgun sequence region CGTTTTGCCTCATAACACGCGATTGCTGGACGTTGGGCGGCATGCCGCAGGCCCACAGCGACTTGATCTCTGTACAAAACTAGTTTTGGTGGGCGCGTGCTATTGAGTGCGCCTTTTGGCGCAAGTTGTACAACCGCCACCCATTGTCTATATGAAAGcaaaattgcattttcattaaatattatatacatattagtatATCACAgtatttttactgttatttatgCATGCGCGTGTGCTTATGTTAAGTGCgtttattcataattttcgtGTCACGTGTCGGTCGTGTGCAGGCCTTTGATCTTATGTATTTGTAGCGAGTACTCATGCTGACTTCGTTGGTGTGTGGTTGGCTGCGGTCGGGCCATAATTTTTGGGTGGTAAAGTgccaaatttaatgtttcttttATTGCTTTCGTGTAGCGTGCGTCCTTGCTGTTTGTGTTTGAATAATGATCTACCATTTAACGATAGAAGCATAATCATTTTCTCAAGTGTTgcgtttgtttatttgaaaatattatgcgACAACTTGAAATTGATACGgcaaatagtaaatatttgttagAATTTCTTCAGCCTAGTGTAAAGGGCTCCGAAACTTTAACCGCGGTTTTCTCGGTCTCATTCGACCAAAAGCGACAAAAAAGTGATGATTTTGAGCACTGTTTAGTGAGAGACGATggtaataaaatcaatatttttcttctatataTGGCAATAAATGAAGCATATTATCTTTATTTCTCAATCAACCGAGCAGGGCACAATGAACCGAATATCACATTGGTCTAAATCTATAATTCTAAGTCATTCACTCGAGTGTACCATTTCTGATGCACCGAATATAAAGCGTGGAAAAGGTAGTGTGACTGTTTGGAAAAAGGTAGTATCATCGACTGCGACTATTACACAATGTTATTGGAGGACGAACTTGCCGAGCCGATTCGCCAATTCCAAATACCAAGGGAAACCAGGTAcctttcgctgaactatgtcaatgtataACTCGAACAGCTCATCCTTCCATCGATtgtggtattcgccgttgctaatGCGCAAGGATCGtacatcttccgcagaacctttcttctGAGAACTCGTAACACCGATTTAACAGATGTTGTCATGATCCAttcctctgcatcatatagcaggacgggaataattagtgacttatagagtttggtctttgttattctgcgttgggtTTCGTTGCTGTTAATACTAGTTCTAAGACAGACGAAACTATGTACTTCGAAGGTATGGCTGTCAGCAGAAACTTGATGGCCAAGTCGCCGGTGCGAtgatttgtttgatgacaggagacccatttgcttcgctttcttattctgtacactcttatagaagattggacctgctcgattaaggtctgcagctcgaattattttctccagcagcaaattgaagaagtcgcacaatagagagacgccttgtctgaaacctcgtttggaatcaaacggctcggagaggtccttaccGATCcttacggagcttttggtattgctcaacgacagtttacacagccgtattagtttcgcGGAAATACCAAATGAAGACATCGCGCCATGAAGGCAgctcttttcgtgctgtcaaaagcagctttgaaatctacgaaaaggtggtgtgtgtcaattcacatttcacggatctttttcaagatttggcgcatggtcaATATcaggtcagttgttgattttttagaCCTAAagacacactgataaggtcaaatcagttttttgacgttgggttttaatctttcacacaatacgctcgatagaaccttatatgcgatgttaagaGGACTTATTCCTCGTTTATGATATTATTCATTTGGGAAAATCTTTGTGAACTAAGAATCAATTTTCTCTTCGTAGTATTATTACGCCATAAAGCGATTAGTTCTAGTCAGAGATACTGAGATTTCCTTACGTCATCCTTTAATATAAGAATTTGAAAATCAGCGCTTGGGTTGGAAGTCTGTGGTTAAAttcacatacgagtatatcgacACATCGAAATCGAAAATCAATCAGTTTCTTTCAACCGTCAATGGGTTTAGGgatattaaattacatataaagtTTGGGGACGGATATCATTTTGTCAAAATGGACGTGAACATTAATAGTGGGGATAATTTGGACTTGGTTCTGATTTTAAGTAGGGCAGAACCAATCAGAGGACGAAGAAGTGCATATCATATACGTATATTATGGATACGGCTTACTAGTGACGGTGTCACAAAGAATAGttaataatttgatatttttttcatatttaaaaacttccttaaatattttcatattacaCTTTATTAAAGAAacgttatttatatttactgcTATTacaatcaagtttttatattaattaacctCTTTCTTTTCAGCCCCTAAACAAGTCCTTCTGCTGGGTAAGTCAAGCACTTtccatttttgtaaaattattagtATCCAGAACACAAAGAATTTGAAATGTTATTTTCATTTCGATTTTGCGACATCTTTTATTCAGCCTAAACTCGTGAATATATAGTACCAACCCCTAAATATATATTGGGTTGCTGTTGAAAACCGTACATATGTGCCGTAAAGGTATGTCCTGAATTGGGTGATGCCCCAATGAATTGCTAATAACTCTTTTTCAATATGGGCTTGTTGATGTCGTGTTATTACTATTGGTCGGTCTAAAAttgttgcggttgttgttgttataattgttttgtctttgtacactattattattatgaaaagtgttattgttgttattattcctAGGATAATTGtcatttctgaaattattgttAGTATATctgttgaaattgttgttgcttggattgttgttgtttctaaaattgttgttattggggTATCTCTTTGGTCATTGGTGCGATTATTGTATCGTTATTATTTGAGGTAATCATAACTCTTGAattgttgttttcaataaaCCTGTTTTCAAGGTCTAGGGCTAGGTCCACCGCTGTGTCTAGCGATTTTGGAAGTGCGGAGAAAACAGTTTGTTTGAATTGGTCgtttaaaccatttttaaaatacagttaagctGTATTGCTCATTTAGTTGGGTGACGAGTGCTTTTTGTTCAGTAGTGGCATTTGGGCCAATTTGTGATATTTGAAGTTTATTTAGTTCAGATATTAAATagagaattttattttgtaattagtTATATTTAGGTTTCTTTGTGTTAAGCTGGCTAGTTGATTTTGTAGTTTTGGTATAGTTGTCgtgcttttatatttatttgtcaatAAGTTTTTTAGGTCTTCTAGTGTGTGGGCGGTTGTATTGCAGTTATGTTCGTCGTACTATTTCTGAtagttttacataaataataaagtcaatCAGTGCTATTTTGCCTGTAGGTGTTAATCCATTGTAGactatttctacaatttttagaaaaatgattCTAACTCTTTATGATTTCCCGAAAAGTTGGGAATAGCTTTTGTAGCCATTTCTAAATTGAATTCAGACATGGTTCTTGTTGTGGTATGGGATTCAGTGTttgaattttcagaatttcgAAGTGATTGGTGTGGATATTGAGTGTGGTATTGACATATCAATGTTGTAATGCgctagaattttttattaatttgtctcgCAAAATGCCAGAAAATTCTAAACATATATCTCTGTGTTCTTTTGATAATTTCTCTTTGTATACATTTAGTGTACTTCGTATTGATTCGAGTGTTACGAATAGTGTTTGCAGATGCTTTTTGCACTgtgtcttcttttattttttatagttttatttaagcatttatatgctctatgaaattttctttctcaattaaaatatgctgataaatttttttgcCATGTggccattatatatttttattcatatttatatttgtgctTGTTGTCTAACAAGGCTACGCTTtagtttgttgaaaatttgctttatgataaatgataatatgatAATTGTGACAATTATTGttagaaaaatttctaaatagctTGTGCTTGTAATgttgtcttttaaaatattgttattattattatttattattgaagttggaaagtttctttattttttttatcaattgcaTTGTTCACTTCGTATCCTGTGAATACGAGTGTGATTGAGGTAAGTATTTTACTCCAAACTCCCCATTTTAAAAAACGTAATATGTATTTGATaaagtattaataatatattttttaaagttttttaaaattaataagctGCTTCTGTACCTCCCTCTTTGTGTCTGTGCTGGTTGACAGGTTGAGCTGATGGTATAAGATCGCCTTGGCTCTGCGTTGTTGGAATCTTCTGCCGGCGCGTTTTCCTTTTTTCCCTTGGTGGTGGTGTAAGAGGGCGTTTTATCGCCTGCTGTCGACGCTTATACTCTTCGATTGTTATAGGTTTGGGGCCCGCGTCTTTTGGGGTCGGCACGTATGCTGGTTGTTGGTGCTATCGTCCGTCGTGGTGGCTGCTGGTGTGTATTGTTGTGCTCTCAATAGCCTTTCGTACTTCAGTTTGAGGGCGTCAAATGCTGCTTTTGGTACGAATTCGGTGTGTTGGTCCTCTGGTGCCATGTAGATGATTTGAAGTAATTTGCAGTAGTGGGCTGATGAAGTGTTGCTGCAGGATTTGAAATTATGTCCTTCGGTTCAATTGGACAGTTTGATGTGTGTACCAGTAAATTTGGTTCGTGACTGCAGtaataaaatttgatgaaaatagGATCAGCAGACAGGATCAAAAGTTTTGGTTCCGCAGGATCGCCATGTGGAGGATTGACATGTGGAACACCTAACACACGATCACATCGCTCAGCCTACTGATGTGAACGcgacaaattatatttttaaacagcccCTTTGTGAGGGCTAATCATTAAGCTTAGTCAGCCGGAATGATTTAGTTGAGATACAAAACACAACAGGTTTGGTTCATGTATGCTCTGAATCTgtcctttattgaaaatataagggtatttatacattttggtttAACTGACTCTTCCATGACTCCGCCCCGTGTATTTCCAGTCAAAACCCGGAAAAGTATAAAGGCAGCCAATCAAAGTGATTGCTGACCTTGCGAATGCATTACAATGCGACTATACTGTTTACTCATTAGGTTGCAACACTTGTTATTTTTAGAGTGCATTGACCGTGTTGTTACACATATTGATTgcaaacatagaaaatattattattgaatttcgtCTCGTTTGTAATGCGAAACTCTTTTGTGTATGTCGCTCTGCTTATGCATTCTTGTGTGGTCTTTTACAAATGTGACTAATTCATGaatttgcttattataatttatgagtgcttggtaaGTGGCATTTAGGTAGGACCACTACAGTATTCTCAAAAAAGTTCATTTGAGATAAGACTGCCTTGCGATATTGAACTTAACTCTTTTTGCTTTTTACCCTAAAGTTTTCATCACTTGaggttttttgttcaaaaactgGCGGTAGAAATTCTGTATTGCGAGAACAAAGAAGGGAGGGGTTTGCTGTTTCAGTTTATGGTAAGTGGTACCCTGTAAGTTGCCCGAGTAGGCTCCCTCTCTAGCATTCTTTACCATTctaatatgtaaattaattgtaaatatttgttaagaaTGATATATTATTTTCGAGTATAAGCTCAGGTGATTCATGAACAGTCTCCTCTCACGATATGCGGTTTTTGAATTCCTTGAATGTCTTCCACTGAGACTGACTCGATTATTCTAGTCTATGTATCTTTAATAAAGATCAAAGTGGGCTAATGTTAAATGCAATTTAAGTTCGAATTGTGTATGTTTCCGTTTAACTATGTCTCTTTTTTTGAGTTCGGAGACCTATTAGACAAAggaatttataactttaaaaaatagaaGCATGCTGTTAGAATAGATTTTCTTcctagttttaaaaataaatccataCCACATTGATTTGTTGTTTCCAGTCTTACCACGGTACCTCGCGGATTAGATTCGCAATCTCTCTCTctccaacaaaatattataaaagacaaTAACAGAGTTCCTTAACCAAGATATCAACTATTCAAAGCAATAGctttaaaataaacaacaagAGAATTCTCATATTAGGAAGAGCACATCTCCATTTTGTATACAATTAAAGacaatattttagttaataattttcatttcttttatattttcttcataattttttaacttacaaactattaaagcttttattcttttttataatttctaaattcttaCAAACTATTAAAGCCATAGAGTTGTTTCTATTGGAAGATACAATaacaatgcaaataaatgcGATCACAGTCTTAACACACAATCGTTGTTACTCAAGTTGCCTTGATTTAAAGCTCTCAGTTGCGCTGGTAATGCCCCCGCAGCGTATATTTGTCGGACGCAGCGAACGCTTACAGCCATGGCCGCCAGGTGGCGCAGTCGGTGGCGGCTACAGGTGCGGGTGATGGCATTGGGCTATCGTGTTCACAATCACTGTGATAACCCGAGGAGGCACGACTCGATGGACGCGCCAATTTTTCGCTCATCTTCTCATCCTCCACATCTACAACGATTGTTTgcgcttgctgttgttgcaatagCCGATTGAATTCGCTACCCAAATGTGTCATCACCGATTTGCCCACATTGACGCTCATGCCCGGCATAGCGGCCATAACGCGCGATACTTCATTGACGGCATTCATATAACCATTGCGGAAGCTATCCATCGGCTCAAGTGGCGCCACAGCAGGCATCGCGGAACGGCGGCGACTATGTTGACGCATGAAGGCAATTGTCGACTCCAGCATTTCGGCTTTGTCCATACGCAGTATGGCATCATCACCTTGGAACTCAGCTACCAGTGTCTTCAATGTGTCGAGACACTTGTTGATGCGGGCGCGACGTTGACGTTCCAACAGTGGTTTCTTCACCTTCAAGTACAGCTCCGTTTTGGTAGCGTAAAATTGTGATTGTTGTGGTACTGATTTTGTGTTCGGCgacatgttgttgctgttgttgtttattcGTTTGCTGGTATTACTTTACGTGGCTTGGTTTCTCGTCTCGACCGTGCTTACACTTTGTGTTGAATGCACTCAGTAAGAAGGATGCGAGTTGAATGATGTTGAGTCTCTGACTGCTGTGGCTTTTATACTCACCGGAGCTCGACGACCGCTGCACGGTTGGCAGGAGAACAACCCCTAACTGAGTGTACAACGGATGCAAGTACAATTacttgtgtgtgcatgtgtatgtgttggtTTCTGTCTGTCTTACAATGCTTGTGTCTGATTGTATGTGCCCGACGGCATGCGATACGCATTAatgtattgttgtttttgctgttgctgtacgTGCTTCGGTGTGTATGCCAGGAGTGTGACTTGCATGCCGTCTCTAGTCTTCTCTATTCCTGTAGGAATTTCAAATTGGAAGCGTCACATGAAATGCTGATGGTGTTTGTTGCAGTTCAAGTGGGAGGCCTAAGTGCTTAATAGACGTGggggagaaaataattcaaattcgTTGGTGCTTATGCAATTAAGATTGCtgtgtattatatttatataaatacatacatacatatatctacataaattCGGTAGTTCTATTCATAGCTCATTAAGTTtagcgtatctcaaatactctGTTGGGTGTCTGGTGACTTCAAACGCTTTGCTGGAGTTTAGCCGCGTGTCATCCTTCAGTTGTGGGTCGTAATTTTCATCAACCGAAATTGTGGTTTAGATTTTAGTCGGCTTATTCTGATATCGCTCTATCAACTCAATTCTATTGTaattcttatatgaaaaaatttttcagtaagCTCTATTCAGTTTCACAATACGAATCCTTCATAACCTTCAAACTTTTGTGATATCCACATTAAGATCGGAATCTCCTGGAATCATCGGCATTCGTTCGTGAAAAGCATTCAGGTCTCAAGTGAAAATTCTGTATTAGGCCATTACCTCTATGGCTATGAAACTCTTGAATTTATCAAGAAATTGAGTACCACCAGCTCGCTTTAACTTTTCCACTGATGGATGCGACAGTTTCGTCAAATCAACGGTCCTCTTGCGAGTTTATTGGCTGggtttggtatatttttcccCTAATCAACGGTCTTCTTGCGAGTTCATTGGCTGGGTTTggtatatttaaacataaaaactttgttttttctacAAAAGATGGGGTCTCGCCCACTGTTCTCACACAGTTTTGACAATCTTTGCTAATCTATCGAGCTTCCGCTAACCAGACGACTCGGCTCTACCGGTTGGTTGAAAGGCTGTGGTATAGTTTACATGCTaaggtacatatgtaagtaagaaGACCGTTTCTTCTTCTGATAACTCATTTAATTCCTTTGGTAAAGTATGACGACGATTTTTGGGCATTCGCTTTACtcttttaagttaagttaagtcacTTCGAATTTCCATATACTCGTAAAGTTTATGCCTCTGCACTTGATCTTCTTCAATGTACAGCTTCCTGAGCTTTTTAAAATCCTGCAGTCATTATTAAACCTGTCAGTGTAACAACTCGAAGAGATACTGAGGCTATTGTATTAGG contains the following coding sequences:
- the LOC105221998 gene encoding enhancer of split m5 protein, which encodes MSPNTKSVPQQSQFYATKTELYLKVKKPLLERQRRARINKCLDTLKTLVAEFQGDDAILRMDKAEMLESTIAFMRQHSRRRSAMPAVAPLEPMDSFRNGYMNAVNEVSRVMAAMPGMSVNVGKSVMTHLGSEFNRLLQQQQAQTIVVDVEDEKMSEKLARPSSRASSGYHSDCEHDSPMPSPAPVAATDCATWRPWL